The DNA region TGACTCACTTCCGCCCGTCACAGACCCTCCCCGCGCACGGCGCTGCTGGGTCCGCCTCAGCCCTCTTCCCCGCGCACGGCGGTGCCGGTGTCCGCCTCAGCCGCCCCTTTCCCGAGCACGGCGGTGCCGGTATCCGCCTcgcccgccccctccccgcgcACGGCGGTGCCGGTGTCCGCCTcgcccgccccctccccgcgcACGGCGGTGCCGGTGTCCGCTTCgcccgccccctccccgggcaCGGCGGTGCCGGTGTCTGCCTcagccgccccctccccgcgcACGGCGGTGCCGGTGTCCGCCTcgcccgccccctccccgcgcACGGCAGCCGCCGTGTCACAGCCCCGGTAACGGACAGAGCACACGGGACGGCGGCGGGCTCGGCCCACAGGTGGTACAGCGGTATTTAATACACCCCGCGGGACAGCGGGCTGCGGTGACCCCCCACAAAAGCCCGGAACAAGGAGCTGGGTCCGTTGGACAATGCGCCCCGGCAGCCCAAGGGACACAGGCTGCAGAGCCGCTGCAGGAGCCCCCGGGCACCTCTGGCTCAGCCCCCATCTTCTCCTACCGGGGGAGGTCAATTCCCATGTGCCCCGGCAGCTCCCAAGGTGCCTCCACACCTGCCAGCTCTCTCCTACACGAGGGATCATGTGTGTGCAAGGTGCAGAGCAGAGACTGCAAGAAACAGCCACAAAGGAGCTCAGCTGCACATCCCACGGGCCTTCCCCCACCCACAGGCCCCCTGGCCAGGCCTTTGCCCCTCACTCCTGAACAGTCAGTGGCCACTGGGCAGGGCAGTTTGgcccaagagcagcagagagtgGGCAGGgtgaggtgctgctgcccagcctgtggCCTCCAGCCACTCTTTATCGGACAACACGCTGCCAACATCACGAGACCCTAAGATTTCCCTAAAAGCAAATATCAAAGAGACAAACTTGGTCTTACAAAAGCCAGGCTACTTGAGCCCAACAGCTGCCTACTAGTGGGAAAATAGATGAATGACAATAAAAACACATCAAAACGCATCTTTGATGTTTTTCAGCTGCCGAACAGCCAGGTCAACCGGGAGGTTGAACTTCAAGTTGCTCAGGCGGCTGAGGAGGGTGAGCGCGCTTTCGAAGCCGGTGTTGGCCATGTAGCTCCAGGGCTGGTAGTGAGACTGAACCAGAGCTCCAGACTTGCAGATGAGGTTGAGCCACGAGACCAGGCGCTGCTCGTTCAGCGCCATGCACACCAGCGCCTTCAGCTCCGAGTCCGCGCTGCGCTTGAAGGGGCCGTGCTCCGTGAGCACCGTGTGGATGGCTGCCAGCAGGCTCTGCTTCGGGGTGGCCACCACTGCTCCTGTCACGGGCAAGGCGAAGGACTGGGACAGCTTGCGAGCCGGCGATTCCACGAAGGCTCGGCCGTTCTTAGCGTTGTAATACTTGACAAAGAGTTCCCAGGGGTGCATGGTCTGCGGCGAGGGCGTGAAGGCGGGAATCAAGCACGCGATGGGGGCCAACACCAGGCTCATGCCTGGGGAAGAGGCGTAGAGCCCGTGGGCCAGCAGGTCCCGCAGGGCCACCGCCAGCTCCCTGCGCACAGCCAGAGTCAGCTCGTCTCTGCCTCCCAGGGGAACgtcctgcagctcagaggaGCAGATAACATGCTCTGCCTGCTGGTGTTTCAGGGCTAGCTGCCTCACCCGCTCCACCGACAACTCCAGCTTCTCTATTAAGGGGGAGAAGTCCTGGTTGTCTTGGTCCTTCTGCCAGAGGGTGCGAGGGATCTGACCCGTGGCACAGCCAAACTGGCTGACAGCAAAGATCTGCAGCACGGCCAGCACGCGGCGCATGAGCTGCAGGCCCGTTTCTTGCATCCTTCTGGCATCTTCTGGGTTCACTGACCAGGgtagaaaaaacaaagacataATCTCATTAGGGAGTCAACAACTCTGCTTGTTCATACACACAAAGGGAGTCCAAATATCTGAAAATTCCTTCAGGTTAGCATTCTGAGTAGCAGCAGATGCCTCATGctacatttttgtattttcagcagGTTCAAGGGATAAGAAGGGAGGTCTCAAACTCTAAAGAACACTGGATCCCTCCCAGCTCACTGTACCTGCTCACAGAGCTTGGAGCCTGAAGAGCAGGAATTACAGTGTGTTTTACACCAAGTATCAGCAGTCTTTTCCTGACCCCCACTGAGGACTGGGCCCACCCTCCATGCCACATGCTCAGGCTCTGTGACTACTCTGGGGATCCCATGAAGGAGGGTAAAGGAACAGGACACAGGCCTTCAGCAGAGGGAGTGCCAAAGCACAGGAACCAGCTGCCAGGAAAAAGCACACAAGGACTGGTTTGTGCTCATCAAAgctccagggaggagctggagctttGCTGACAgtgctgagcccagcagtgcccaccTCTGTTCCCAGAAGGCCGGGTGCTGGGTTTGTAGGAGCCTCCACAGTCACAATGGCCATCTTCTGCCTTGCCAGAGCTTCCAACTTCATCTACAAAAAGGATTTCATTATTTCACATTTGTGAATTTCAGCTGCATATCCCAAGGATTAAGGCCAACGTTCCTCAGACCCCTCTAAACCTCTTTTGTCACTCTATCAATACTTTTCCTCACCATCAGTTTAGAGAGATTTGTACTTTCCTGTGACCCAGAAGCTGTTCCTGCATCTCCCGACATTTGCGACTTTCCTCCTCATGACTGCGTCAGGGAACTACAAAACAATTCAGTCTGCTCATTCAAAAACTCATCACTGACCCTGAATGAAGTTGATGAACATTTCGAGGTCCCTTATCTGGGTCTTCAGCTGTTCCACCAGCTGCTCCTTCACCCTGGCTGGGTTCACAATCTGTGCTATGGCAGCATCCACCCGCTGCCGCAGTTCCTCAGGAGAGAGCGCTGCAAAATCTTCACTCAAGTCCATGTCCAGCTTCTTTATCAACTCATTTATAATCATCTGCAAAACACAAGTGAGCAGTGTGATTTCACCACGTGGCATTGCTCCCTGGGAGTTTTAAGACTCTTTCCCAGAGGTTCCCTCAGAAACAGGACACCTTTGCTGCATAGAAATAACTGCAAAAGACACATGACAGGTTCACACATGTAGACAAACTCCTGACACTCTATTATAGCTGCTGGTGAGAAATACAGACTGACGAGTGCCTACAGTATGTAAGACACTCAGAAGGGCTAGGAAATACAGCAGGAGGATTTGCGAGCCTTACCCGTTGTCTTTCCATAACCACAGACTGTGGCAGGGAATCATAGCTGCCCTCTTGGTAAGCAAAGGTCTCCAGGTCATCCAGCTGTGTCTTCAGCTGCAGGATCAGCTCTCTCTGTTTCTCCTTCTGGACCTCAATTTGCTCCTGCTTCTCTCGCTcaccctgaaaaaaaagttatcagtAAATAAATCTGAAGGCTTATTGTCATACCCAAGCCACAGAGAACAGGATTATGACACGACGAGTATCTCCTGCAGCTCATGTACTTCACTAGTCAGCACTGCAAACCAGTCTGAGAGAGAAATGTGTCTGAGCACCAAGCAGAGGTACCAGCTACATCACCTGATCCGATAAGGGAGGGGAAGCACCTCTCCAGACCGCTTGCACCCACGTCCTCTCCCACACAGCCAGGATCCAGGAAGAAAGAGGCCAAATAACACGCACATATCGCAAATCCTCTGAGTCAGCCGTGCTGTGCCAGGGCGTGGAGCGGTGACACACCGCTCAGGGCTCTAAGGCACATCCCTGCGAGCTGGCTCCGAGTCACCAGGAGCCTGTGCACGTCTCCTGCTGGGCTCCGCGCAAACCCGAGCACCGCGGGCGGCCCAGCCGCCGGGCCGCTGCCGGCAGCGGGATGGCAGCCGCCGCTCATGGCCCTCAGGCGGGGTTAACCCCGCACGCCCACCTCGGGGCTATGCCCAGCAAAGCGCGCCGGCACCGGCACTCACCGGAGCGGCGCCGAGACCGTGCGGCAGCGGCGCGGGGCAGCCGCGGAAGGCGAAGTCCTCGAGGTCGCGGAGCAGGCGCTGCTGCTCGGCCGGGCCGGCCCGGGCCACCTGCCGCAGCCGGAACTGCACCTGAGCGAAGTGCGAGGCGAGCGCCAGCAGCGCCCCGTGCAGCCGGCGCCGCTCGGCCCGCAGCCGCGGCACCGACTCCGGCGAATCTCCCCCCGTGGCCGCCGCCTCTTCGTCCTCCTCGTCCTCGTCCTCCTCCGCCGACACGGCGCCCACCGGCGCCCAGCGCTCGCCGGGGCCCAGCGAGCCGCCCTCTCCCTCCATAGCCGCCGCTACCGGCGCCGGGacgccgccgccatcttggcgCTGCGGGGCGGAGGCGGGCGGGGCCACGGGCGGGGCCAGCGCGCCCCCTCgcggcccggcgcggcggcggccccggggaCGCGCACCGGTGACGGGGCCGCGGGTTGGCTGCTCCGGTGCGCGCGCCCGCAgccgcgcccccggcccggaATAGCGCGGGGCGGGGTCGGCACCGCCATGGCGAGGTGAGCGCGGCCGGACGGGACGGGCGGCGCACCGAACCCGTGCACGGCGCCCGGTGCCCGGCGGAGGCACCGCCCGACGGGAGGCTCCGAGCTGGAGCAgcggggagcggcgccgggccgggcagAGGGGAGCGGACACAggccggccgggccccgccgagCGCCCGGCCAGGGGCGTGTGGGACGGCAGCGGGGAGAGTCACGGGGCCGGTGTCCGCTGCCCACCCCGGTCGGCACCCGCCCGGCTCTCTCTGCCCGTCCCGGGGCTCGGCACAGGCAGAGCCCGTGTCCGGGGCCCTTTCCTCGCCCCCGGCCCCCTGCgggccctgctgagctctgctgggcaccGGGAAATGCCCGCTGGTGACAGCCGCTGGTGACAGCCGCTGGTGACAGCCGCTGCTCTGCTCTTGCCCAAGGCAACCCGCAAAGACACTGTGGTACGACCGGCCCCGGTACGTGTACCTGGAGTTCTGTGTCGAGGACAGCACGGACGTCAAGGTCGTCATCGAGGACCACCGGCTGGTGTTCAGGTGAGCTGCCGCTGCCCTGCCGGCCGGCACGGCCCTGCTCTGAGGGTGGTTCAGAGGAGCGGGAGGACTCTGTCAGAGGACAGCACGCGTAGCCTCAGCTCCCTCCTAAACCCGGTTGCAACAATGTTTTGGCAGTTGCAAAAATGCAGACGGTGTGGAGTTCTACAACGAGATCAACCTGTACGCCAGAGTCAACTCCAAGGTGAGGTTTCCCGCCAACAAACTGTTCTCTGACAGCCTCTGTCAGGCTCAGACTCAGAGCCAATCTGTGCAGTCTTGAGCAACACTGCTTAACACTGAATACTGCCCATTCTGAGAGCCCCAGCTGTTGAGCTGATACTCACACTGCTGCCTTGAGCCAGAAACAACCTGGCTCTGTGGGTCTGTGACCCTAcagcctgcacagggctgagcagagaggagcctgGCAGACCCTGAGGCACCCCGATCTCTTGGCAGGACTCCCGGGAGAAGCGCTCTGACCGCTCCATCACATGCTTTATGAGGAAGTGGAAGGAGAAAGTGGCTTGGCCGCGCATCACCAAGGAGAACATCAAGGTGTGCCTGGTGCCTCAGTGCATGTGCTATCCCCACTCAGCACCTCGTGGCTCTTAGGAACCAACCTGCCCCCAGGACAGACACAGAAGCCCCCACAGGGGATCCCAAGACAGAGCTCCCAAAAAGCCCTACCTGATAATCACCACTAGTGCACAGACCTCTGCCCTCCATGAAGGATGTTGCACCCCTTTTCCTTGACACACTCAGGATCAGGACCAATGCCTGCAAAGGGACACTTCTgcttcctgcccctgcccttcTCACAAGGCCCCTtgcctgtgcaggagctgcccctggcctgcaggtccctgcagtgctgctcccctcGCTCAGGGGATGCTCTCTGtgcccacagccagcctggctctccGTGGACTTTGACAACTGGCGAGACTGGGAAGGGGACGAGGAGGTAGAGAGGGCCATGGTGGAACAGTATGCAGAGGTGAGCTGGGCCACCGGCCTCAGGATCGTGGGGCACATCGTATGGGTGTGTGGGATGGGGGGATGTTGGGCATTCGGGGATCCAGACATTTGTTTCCCATCCAGATGCTGGAGAAGGTGACAGACAAAGGCCCCCCGCCAGCCATGGATGACCTGGATGTAAGTACCACCTGCCAGCTGCTTCCTGATGCCCTGCCGAGCACAACCCAGCCTCAGCCTTCCACCGGCTCCGGGACACCGGCAGCACCTCCCGCTGCACCCCTCGGGCAGCCTGTCCTGGAGCCAGCGTGGAAACGCTCCCCGGGACAACCGGCTGGTGCCACCCGCTGCCACCGGAGCTGGTCCGGTCGCGGCCCAGTCGCCGGCACCTCGCTCGTCCTTCCCGCAGGATGACTGACGCCCAGGCCCCTGGGGACGCCGCGGCCGCAGGAGGCCAGCCGGTGCACCGGCAGCACGCACCGGGGAGCAGCGCGGGCAGGGCTTTCCGAGGAAGCGGAGCCGCCTCAGCTCGAGCGTCGCCGCGGGCAGCGCTCCCGACCCTGGGCGGCGGACGCGCTCCGGTCTCCCGTAGCCGGCTAACCTCGCGGGGCACGGGGCAATAAACGTGAACTGCCGCAGCCGTGTGCCGTGCGCTcgggccgccgccgcgccgggcaCCGGGAGCCGCTCGCCCGCACCGGCCCCGGCAGCGCGCGCCGCCGGCGGGAGCGCGCCCGCGCGTCACCGTGCAGGCCCCGCCCCCTCGCGGCACGGCGGCCGCCACCGCCggtccccgtccctgtccctccGCGGCCGCCACCGCCggtccccgtccctgtccctccGCGGCCGCCACCGCCggtccccgtccctgtccctccGCGGCCGCCGCCAGTCCCGGCTCGCTTGCGCCGATCGGTCGCGATGGTGTTCCGGTGCCAGCGGGACAGCTGGGCCCGGCAGGTAGCGtcgggccggggccggggccggggcgcggggcaGGCCCGGGCGGGCCCTCACGGCGCCGCCGTCTCTGTCTCAGTTCACCACCAGGGTGGTGTCGTGCCGGGCGGCCGAGCTGCGGCCCGAGGGCGGCGGGGAGCCGGTGCGCGGGTTCCAGGTGGTGCTGGAGGACACCATCCTCTTCCCCGAGGGCGGCGGGCAGGTAACGGTaacgggccgggccgggcgggggccgggccggggccggcggcgctGATGTCCCGTGTCCGCAGCCGGACGATCGCGGCCTCATCGGGGACGTGCCGGTGCTGCGCGTGACGCGGCGGGGCCCCGAGGCCGTGCATTTCGTGCCGGCCGCGCTGGAACCGGGCGCCGAAGTGCTGCTGTCGCTGGACTGGGAGCGCCGCTTCGACCACATGCAGCAGCATTCAGGTCCGTCCGGTACCGGGGAGCGCGGTAACACCTCGCGGGGCGTGCCGGTGGGGCGGGGGGCGATCAGCGCCCAGCGTGTCCCCACCCTGGTCAGGGTAGGGAGAAATCCgacagctctgtgtgcacagTTTGTTCCCAGAACTACTGTGCTCCTCTGCGAGCTCTCCTTGGCTTGTGGACGCACCAAAAACAGGTTTGGAAGAGAAAGTTCAGCCTGCTTTGCAGCCCCAGCgtgtgctgcagtgccaggagccGAGGCTCATGAGGCCAGAGCTGTCTCCTTGCTGCTCCTGAGCACTGGCAGGAGCCCCTCAGTGCCCAGCACTCGCCTGTCGTGGAAAATGTCAACAGGAAAGACACAGCCTGACTGAAAATGCCAGTGGCACTCAAAGCTAGTGCTTGCACATCTCTTCCAGGGCAGCATCTTATCAGTGCCGTTGCAGAACAGATGTTTGGATTCAAGACCACTTCATGGTGAGCAGGATAAAGGTTCCTTTTGACCCGTTTGGCACGTGCCACCATGCTACCCTGCACAGAGCCTGAACACTGAAACACCAGAAGCAATTTGGACATTTCACTTGAGCTCAGACGTTGTGGGAGAGGTGACTGACCTGGAGAGAAGCTGTACAAAGTGTTTGCTCTGTCTTGTCCTCCTTAAGTGTTTGCTTTCCACCTGGTGCTTTGGACATaacagggaggggagggaagtctgttttgtttcagtcaCCACATTGCCAGCAGTGGGACGCTGGTGCTGCACAAAGGGACCTCCCAGCTGGTCTCAGCTACAGGAGCAGATGCTCTTCCTtggtgcagggagctgggccGTCAGCGCAGTGTCATTGAGCTGGACACCCCCttggtgacagcagagcaggtcGAGGCCCTGGAGAAGAGCGTGAACGAGAAAATCCGGGACAGGGTCCCTGTAACAGTGAGGGAGCTGGCTGCAGATGACCCTGAAGTTGAAACAGTGAGTGGTGGGAGAGAACTGATGGTATTCATGGGACTGGAAGAACTGAGCATAGATGTCACCTGCTTTGTCACTCTCCTCTGCCAGGTGAAGAGCCGGGGGCTGCCTGATGACCACGCAGGGCCGGTGCGCGTGGTGGACATCGAAGGCATCGACTCCAACCTGTGCTGTGGCACTCACGTCTCCAACCTGAGTGACCTCCAggtgggctgctgcagctgggctgcctcTGGGAGCCACGCTCCACACAAAGAACAGCCAGAGTCCCTGGGATCCACAGGCTGCCCCAGACTGTGCTGATGGGGAagggggtggcagcagccccaggagggtCACACAGGGCTGGGTGCCACAGGTGCTTTCGTTTCCTTgttgcagagctcagccctgtgtgcagcagtgACGTTTTTGCACTGCCAGGGGTGTTGGCCATGTTCCCTCTGCTTAGAGCTCTGATAGTTTTGAGTGTTCATCATGGATGAGAAATCTTCTGTGCAGGAAAATGACGATGAAATCCTAGACCTGCCTTTGAGTATTTGTACTTTCTCAGTCATTGGTTGGAGTCTGTTTCCCAGCAGATACATCCAGATGCCCTGTAGAGTACATCCCATGGCTAGAAGATTGCATAAATTCCATTGTACCACCatccccccccctttttttttttatgttgaaCTTATGGCTGattttaatctatttattttcagtagcAGAGAGTCAAAATTCACTACAAGGCATAATCTGGCAGGAGCTGACCACCTATGTGAATTACCAAATGCTGTTCTGACCaggttaattttgtttttaaggttATTAAACTCCTTGGcgtggaaaaagggaaaaagaacaaaaccaacttGGTGTTCTTGGTGGGAAACAGAGTGCTGAAGTCAATCGAACAAAGTCACAGTACTGAGAAGGCTctaacctccctgctcaagtaATGCCCTTTCCACTTCTGTTATTTCATCTTCACTCCTCCTCCTGAGAGATACCACATAAGCCTCGGGGTACATGTTGTGGGGCTGTGTATGATGCTGCCTGTTTTGCTCCTTTAGGAAATCCTTCCTTTGTCCTTCAGAGCAGTGATCCAAAGTCTcccatttctttcagaaatggaCCAGGTGAGCACGTAGAGGCTGTGAAGagactgcagagctctgtgaaaCTGCTCCAGAAGGTAGAAGAATGGCTGGGGAAAGTATTTCCTGTAGACCATTACTGGTGGTAACTGGGAGTCAAATCATTGGCTTCAGTTTTTGTGGATATTATGAAAAGTATAAACTCAAACCTCTGAGAGCACAACTGTGCTCACACTGACTTCTCCAGCTGCAGTAcagttaatttcctttttttttcagaataaccTGAACCTGCTTAGAGACATTGCTGTTTTGATAGCCCGGGACTTCAAGAGCAAACCTGCTCCAAAGCAGCTGTTTGTACTGCACAGGTAGGGGGGAGCTCAGGGAAGAGGGGCCAACAGGATCCCACACGTTTTATGGCAGTTGGCTCTCTCACACCTTGTGAGAGCAGCTTGTTTCCTCAAGGAAGAATATAAACAAAGGAAATAGAATATTAAACTGCCTTGGCCTGGTGCAAACGTGTGCAGCTAAAGGAATCTGTAGTTCAGTCACTGAAGTCTTCTGGTGCTGTAGCTGAGAAATTACTGTGTCCATCTAATTCCTTCTGCACTtggtattttcaaataaaaccagGGAGCTCTATTTCTTAAAGATAACACTTACAGAATTCCTAAAGGAGTGCTCAGCGAGGATTTACATATTTAGACAAATAAGAGCAAGAGGCCAAAATCCTGATCAGGCACTTGGTTTCTGATTGAGATTTTGTACTCTAGAGGGgggttttgcttctttctgaagtgttttttttaatccatccATACAGGAAAGAGGGTGATTCTGAATTTATGAACATCATTGCTAATGAGATTGGGACAGAGGTGAGTCACTGATTAAGACTAAGCTGACACCActgtttttccccccagttttaCACGGACAGaggctggcctggctgctgttcctgccaCAGTCATCATCTGCAGATCTGGTTCCTTTGACAGGTACCTGAGGTtacctgtccccagcagcctcagTCAGTAGGGCAGTCCTCAACAGTGAGAATTCAGAGCACTGGAGAAGAGCCCCCAAGAGCTGTACAGAGCCTCACTGGCTGAAATAGGTTAGGATAGGATTAGGTAGGAGCAGAATAGAAAGAACAGCAAGTTTCAGTCACAACCACCTagtccagctgccagctgtaTCCTTTTAATTTGGGATACCCCAAGCAGTCTCAGTCGACTTCCAAATTGTCAGTTTGTCATTTGTGTCCTGTGGCCAGTGTCTGTCCTCTTCTTGGACAAGGAGAGCACTGATTTATCTGGAGCAAAGCCCATCTCTGTCCACAGGAAACCCTGCTATTCCTGACTGTGGGAGATGAAAAAGAAGCAGGACTCTTCCTTCTAGCTGGACCTGTTGAAGCGGTTGAAAATTTAGGTCCCAGGTAACGTTTTGGGATTTGTTTAACTCGAGTAAGAATCCTGATGTTGCAGactgagcagctgcacagaTCCAGGCAGGGATCCGTGTGTGCTCTCTGGGGCAGCTTGGGCTCCAGCCTGTGgtgttgctgctgcagggtggcagagctgctgggtgggaaaggagctgggaagcGCGGCCGCTTCCAGGGCAAGGCAGCCAAGATGAGCCGGCGAGGAGAAGTgcaagctctgctccaggaattCATCAGCCATCAAAACCCTGGAGCATAAGAAACGATTCTCAAAGTAGGTTTGTCTTATATTTGTTTGCATAGGCTTCTCTACCAGAGAATAAAGACCTGAACCCAACAGCTGGTGTGCACATGCTCTGCGTGGGCTGCTCACAGAAATGGGGAGGGGATCTGCCATTGATGCTTTGCTGTGAGGGCTTATTTCTCAGGACAAATGGTGCAGGGATTAAAGTAGTCCTTAGTTAAATACTTTGTAGGGTTCCCAAACCCAGAAGGGGCCTCCTGCTGGCCGTACTTTGGGGCATTTTGCTTTGTGCCACTTGCTCAGGAGAAGTTGCTCGGCACAAATGCTCAAGCAAGAGGCAGCTGGTCCCCCGAGACACCTTGGGCTGGGCAAGGGCAGAGGGCAGCTGGAGGGGAGAGCAGGTACCCCACGAGAAGGAGATCATTCCTCACCATATACCAAGTCCTTTCCCTTGGTGGGGTGCAGTTGTTACTGGTCATTTTTTGACCATCGGTAGTTTTTTGAGCTGATGCAG from Motacilla alba alba isolate MOTALB_02 chromosome 27, Motacilla_alba_V1.0_pri, whole genome shotgun sequence includes:
- the RUNDC1 gene encoding RUN domain-containing protein 1 — translated: MEGEGGSLGPGERWAPVGAVSAEEDEDEEDEEAAATGGDSPESVPRLRAERRRLHGALLALASHFAQVQFRLRQVARAGPAEQQRLLRDLEDFAFRGCPAPLPHGLGAAPGEREKQEQIEVQKEKQRELILQLKTQLDDLETFAYQEGSYDSLPQSVVMERQRMIINELIKKLDMDLSEDFAALSPEELRQRVDAAIAQIVNPARVKEQLVEQLKTQIRDLEMFINFIQDEVGSSGKAEDGHCDCGGSYKPSTRPSGNRVNPEDARRMQETGLQLMRRVLAVLQIFAVSQFGCATGQIPRTLWQKDQDNQDFSPLIEKLELSVERVRQLALKHQQAEHVICSSELQDVPLGGRDELTLAVRRELAVALRDLLAHGLYASSPGMSLVLAPIACLIPAFTPSPQTMHPWELFVKYYNAKNGRAFVESPARKLSQSFALPVTGAVVATPKQSLLAAIHTVLTEHGPFKRSADSELKALVCMALNEQRLVSWLNLICKSGALVQSHYQPWSYMANTGFESALTLLSRLSNLKFNLPVDLAVRQLKNIKDAF
- the LOC119712222 gene encoding alanyl-tRNA editing protein Aarsd1-like produces the protein MVFRCQRDSWARQFTTRVVSCRAAELRPEGGGEPVRGFQVVLEDTILFPEGGGQPDDRGLIGDVPVLRVTRRGPEAVHFVPAALEPGAEVLLSLDWERRFDHMQQHSGQHLISAVAEQMFGFKTTSWELGRQRSVIELDTPLVTAEQVEALEKSVNEKIRDRVPVTVRELAADDPEVETVKSRGLPDDHAGPVRVVDIEGIDSNLCCGTHVSNLSDLQVIKLLGVEKGKKNKTNLVFLVGNRVLKSIEQSHSTEKALTSLLKNGPGEHVEAVKRLQSSVKLLQKNNLNLLRDIAVLIARDFKSKPAPKQLFVLHRKEGDSEFMNIIANEIGTEETLLFLTVGDEKEAGLFLLAGPVEAVENLGPRVAELLGGKGAGKRGRFQGKAAKMSRRGEVQALLQEFISHQNPGA